The window CTGCCATACCAGGTCCTTGCTTCACTGACTTCTTAAGGCTCATATGGGATCCTTCTGTGGACTGGGGGAGCGAGGTGGTGCCGTTCGTGACTCTTGGTGCCGGGGGGTGGCCCCTAGGGGGGCTCCCTTGGCTTCTGACTGCTCTGTCCCAGTTCACTTTGGGGCCTGTCCTTTTCTGGCGCCTGGACTGTGTTCCCCCCCCGAGATGGATGGCggactttgtattgtccgcaatgCTGGCTTATACtgctttccgggggggggggggagctctgtTCGTGTATTTTGTTTATCTGTTTATTTGCTTGTATAGGTTGGGGACATTACTGATTCTATATGTCTGCTCGACTCCGGAGTGGAGGCAACTCATTTGGGGGTTGCTCACCTTCATGGGATCGATGGAGACTGTGGCCCACTGTAATGCAGAACAATCCTGTATAACTATTACAATGGAACCTTTCACCAATTGCACCCAGACGTGTGGCCCGGAaaggagccaccctgcaggactggattccaAGATGGAATCAAGAACAACACAAAGTCAATATCATCTATTTCTTCAAAAACATAGTCATATTTATTCTTCCTGAATTCAGGTAAGTAGTTTTCTCTAGACGAATGTTCAAACAGCTGCATCAACAATGAGAAACAACTCACATAGTACAAAGCCAGCATACAAACCAGTCTTTGCTTTGTCTTCAGAACTGAGGACACTTCAGCTGTGCCCAGGGTTTGTAGTCCACCTCAATCCAAACCCAGACTGCTATtttcaaaatcaaacaaaaaaacaaagcaacAATACAGTCTTAGGCATTTATCTTCACCTCCCAGAAGTGCCACAGTTTCTACAAGCCTCTGGCTAGTTTCATATAttgccaggaaaaaaaaacagggagtgataggttttgcaaACAAACAGTCATTAGTTTGACTCTCACAATTCCCACCCAGGAtaacagcaaaacctctccccaataaTCACTCCCCAAGCTTGAAAAATAgcaagaacaaaaaagaaaatattctcTAACAGTCCAGCATCCAaaatcacactcactgtttggAAATGGAGGCAAAGTCCACCTGCATTGCTTCAGTGACTTGAGGAGCAAATTCTGAACAGCCTTCCTCCAATTCCATAGGCAGCTCTTCAGGGAACACAGGATCCTCAACCTGACCTTCCTCTAGCACCTCCATTGGAACGGGGCCATCGCTCCTGCTTGGCTGAGAAGACTttttagggaggaaaggattaAACCTCCTCCCCAGCTGGCTTCCCTCTCTGTTCTTACACACAGGTTTAAGTACCTTGGGGAAACGCCCTGCTTTGTCAGCCCTGGCactgttccaagggcctcttgggctcccccggtggacagtgttattattatgttcaggaactacctgtcccttcccaattcctctccaGGATTTCTTTTCTTCTACTTTTTTCTCTGTCCTACCTGGGACCTGAGCAGGGAGAATCTCtggctggtcacatacccccacccttagACGATGCTTATCCCTATAAGCACCAGAATTACCGGTGTTTTCGGGTGCGATCTTTCTTCCCTTCAGGGCGAGAATTAGGGCACAGATTATCAAAATCCTCAGGCCAACGCAAAACTGGCGGGTTCAACGTTTCAGTTTCTATCCTTCCTGTATGAACCTCAGTCTCCTCTAAGTCATCAATTCTGCTAGTTATAGCTGTCATAACCTGTGCTAATTCCTCAAAACGTTCCTGGACTTGATCTTGAAAGTGGGTAACACTACCCCCCACGTGTTTCACTGAGTCCTTAATATTGCCTAGTTGAACAGCTTGATGCTCTATCTGGGCTTTATTATTCAGGTTTTGTTTACTCAGAGTAGTGGGTTCAatcccttggctagcccaaagtTCTTGTTCGGCCTGCAATTTTTTTAGTTGCTGTAAAAGTTCTTTTTGACAGACCTGATCATCAGTTACCTGGGTCTGAATCTCTTGCATCTGAGTTTTTACTTGGTCAACTAACTTCTTTACACTGTCCATTTGTTGTTGTCCCTGGGTTATCATCTCCTGTTTTAAACTTTCTTTTAATTCTACCATGCCCATATTGACAGGTGATCTATCTACCGGGACAGATCTGGACACAACCTCCAAGCATTCCTCTCTCAGTGCTTTCATTTCGTCTTTCCACTGAGATTCCTGCCGGACCGTGAACTCCTGGATATTATTACGTAAAGACATTATCTCCTGCTGGAGGTGTATCACACTTTCCTTAAAGTCACCTCCTTTGTTGTCCGGGCACGAGTTTATTTCTGGCTCTGTCTTCTCCCTAAGGGAGTTCTCCCCTGAGGAACCAAAACCTTTATTACCCCTACTGGTTTCCCTAAGGTGTACCCAACGCTCCAACTTTGTGTGCCAAATCCTTTCGCATATCATTTGGGCTACCTTGTCTCCACACGCTACCTTATACTCACTATCCCCTTGGTTTACCAGAAGGACAGAAACATTGCCTCTATAATCAGGGTCAATAATTCCTGCTGCCACATCGAGGCAATGTTCCCTGGCCAACCCTGACCGGGGTCCGATTCGAATATAAGATCCTGGGGGAGGTGAGACTTGTAAGTCTGTTTTAACTAACGCCCTACCTTTCGCGGGAATGACCTGGTCATGAGCCGCATAAATATCATAGCCCGCCGCTTTAGCGTATGCTTGAGTGGGTGTTTTAGCCTTATCGGAAAGTGGGACCCACCTAAGTGTGGGCCGCCATCCTGGTCCACCTTTAGACGAAGAAAAtcgttttgtttttcttttctccttcctATTCCCATACCCATCCTTAACCTGTGCCCCCAACACCAGTTTAGGATGGGAACTGGACATTACTTTGGCTTTACCCCTTTCCAGGTTACTTCTTCTTACTGCTTCCTGCCATCCTGACCAATCCCTTCCTAGAATTAAAGGAAAGGGACAAGCTTCTATGATAGCCACCGATAGGTCATACATTTTCCTATCATAACCAAATGCTATCTTACCCAAAGGATACCTTCTTAAATCCCCATGCACACATCTTACATCTATTctacttccttttcccttcctagGGTTGGAAGTCTCACACTGCCTCCAGAATAATCTGGAAACTACCGATTGCTCCGCTCCGGTATCGATCAAGGCCTGCATCCTTTTACCCGCCAGCCAAACTGGGACCTGACATTTTAGCTCATCTGATCCCTTAGACTCCTGTAGTGCCACAAAATCCCTTCTCTCCTGGCAGAACTTTTGTAAATGTCCTGATTTACCACACCTATAACATTTTCTTCCATTTCCCTGTATGTTAGTTCTAGCTGAGGGGGATGGAGAATCTTTACATGGGACTTTCTTATTCCAATCCTTATCCGCTTCTACAGGATTCTGTCTAAATGAGTTAGCTTGTTTTATACCTGAGCCTTCTCCTATGAGTTCTTGAGAGTCAAGATAAGCCTCCGCTACTTCCAGCACCTGTCCCAGGGTtttacagttttgtttttttatccatgatttaatatttttagggaCCGCTTCCAACAATTGTTCCTTCACTATTTCCACAAATAGTGCCCTTGCATCATTCAGAAAAGGCTGTAACCATTTTTCTGCCAACTTGGTAATGCGTTGGAGTAGTGCTTTAGGCCTTTCTGAATGTAGCATTTGGGTGGCCCTAAACTTCTGCCTATAATGTTCCCCAGTAAATCCCAAGTAATCTAGGATATGGGTTTTTACAGACAGGTAATTGTTGGCCTGCTCCGGCCCTAGAGTTTGAAAGGCGGCTAGGGATTCCCCAGCCAAGCAGGGCAACAGTCTAAAGACCCACTGTTCCTGAGGCCATCCTGCAGCTACCGCTATGCGCTCAAATGAGCATAGAAAATCATCTGGAGCATCTCCGGGCGCAATCTTGCACAGGTTTACATTAGACAAAGTAGCCAATCCTACCGGGGTCTGAGGTAGCACACCCTGCATTCCCGTATGAAGCGGTTGCGCCGTGGTCTGCTGTAAGATCTGAGCAAAAATCTTTGACTGTTCTTGCATGCTTGCCAGCAATTCTCCGTGTTGGCGTAGCATAGTGTCCTGGCTGGCTTGCCAACGCTCCTCGCTGGTCCTTAGGATGCCTTTTAGCTCCTCCGCCTGTCTCTGACGTTCGCCAGCTAATGCCGCCAATATCTGGGTCTGCTCCATAGCAAAACctagaaaacaaaaacaacaagagaaggaacccaagtgtggccgCTTGGTAATAGTGTCCTCCCCTTGCTAGCCTCCCCAGCTTCCAGTCCTCCCCAACCAACACCACTTTATCCTCACCAGCTACCCCTAGGTACTCTTACCGGAGGTACTGGTGAGTCTTCGCATTCGTGCTGATTGGGTGCACCTCCCGTGCTGTATCCGGTCTGGAACTGGTCTCCGGCTCGGTCCACTGGTTCCTCTGGGCGCTCCTGGAACTCGGCTCTGGAAGACTGGAACTCCggtctgtctccttcctcctccgACCACCAACTGAGCTCCACGCTGTCCTCTACAGGATATGCGGTTGTTTTGGATTCTTGGTTTCCGGTTTCCGGCTGGAAACTCCTCCTTAGACTTGGACACAGGAACTCCAGCCAAAGTCTTTCAAAAACAAAAGGTTTCTCCAAACAAAACAATATGGTCAATAGTTCAACAATCTTCAAAGAACATCCACGACACGCCAGTCCAAAATATGGCGCagcaaaagaaaaacatttatttattttttttttttttcccaatttcaGTTCCTCGggtgtcctgcaggaggtgctacatcccacttctgacaccaaaATTATGTGGCCCACTGTAATGCAGAACAATCCTGTATAACTATTACAATGGAACCTTTCACCAATTGCACCCAGACGTGTGGCCCGGAaaggagccaccctgcaggactggattccaAGATGGAATCAAGAACAACACAAAGTCAATATCATCTATTTCTTCAAAAACATAGTCATATTTATTCTTCCTGAATTCAGGTAAGTAGTTTTCTCTAGACGAATGTTCAAACAGCTGCATCAACAATGAGAAACAACTCACATAGTACAAAGCCAGCATACAAACCAGTCTTTGCTTTGTCTTCAGAACTGAGGACACTTCAGCTGTGCCCAGGGTTTGTAGTCCACCTCAATCCAAACCCAGACTGCTATtttcaaaatcaaacaaaaaaacaaagcaacAATACAGTCTTAGGCATTTATCTTCACCTCCCAGAAGTGCCACAGTTTCTACAAGCCTCTGGCTAGTTTCATATAttgccaggaaaaaaaaacagggagtgataggttttgcaaACAAACAGTCATTAGTTTGACTCTCACAATTCCCACCCAGGAtaacagcaaaacctctccccaataaTCACTCCCCAAGCTTGAAAAATAgcaagaacaaaaaagaaaatattctcTAACAGTCCAGCATCCAaaatcacactcactgtttggAAATGGAGGCAAAGTCCACCTGCATTGCTTCAGTGACTTGAGGAGCAAATTCTGAACAGCCTTCCTCCAATTCCATAGGCAGCTCTTCAGGGAACACAGGATCCTCAACCTGACCTTCCTCTAGCACCTCCATTGGAACGGGGCCATCGCTCCTGCTTGGCTGAGAAGACTttttagggaggaaaggattaAACCTCCTCCCCAGCTGGCTTCCCTCTCTGTTCTTACACACAGGTTTAAGTACCTTGGGGAAACGCCCTGCTTTGTCAGCCCTGGCactgttccaagggcctcttgggctcccccggtggacagtgttattattatgttcaggaactacctgtcccttcccaattcctctccaGGATTTCTTTTCTTCTACTTTTTTCTCTGTCCTACCTGGGACCTGAGCAGGGAGAATCTCTGGCTGGTCACAAGACATAATCTGCATTgggctattattattattgttgttctCTGAAGGTTCTGGGATTTGCACTGCATTTCCTAAGTTTTTGCACTGTTTATTGTTTCTCTGTTCTTttgtggatgggctggaggggggcgggggagggttaTATGGGGATGTTTTTTACCTTTTGGTTTTGGGGGTTGTGGGTGATGGGGGGGAGGGCAAGCCTGCCTGGTGGTAGGGGATGGGATGTGTACATTGTTGtagtgaagggggaggggaataggGTGCGGGCTGTGTGGTTGggggggtttgtgtgggggttgtTTGTGTGTTGGCTTTGGGGTATGTCTGTGGGGTGTGGAtggcagggtggggggagggggaggcgagGTTGTGGGTACTCTTTTCTCCATGGGATCCTCCAGAATTGGCAGGGAAGGGTTGTTGTGGTACGATGGGGGATCTGGAGGGTTTCCCTGCTGCACTCCCCGGGTTTTTGCatggtggggaggtggggggtgggtaggagtggatgggtgggggttgcagtatgggggggttgggggttggttTGGCCTTGGAGGGGGGAGGGCTGGGTTAGGGGGTGGGTATCCCCTGGCGACGGGGagtctttctctcctttcctttttcccGGAGGGCTCTGCTGGGAGGCTCTTTGGGAATATGAGACCCtatgtttttctttcttgtttcttTGCAGATCACATGGATATGGCTGATCTGACTTATATTACTCTTAATGTGGATGGTCTCCACTCTCCCATCAAACGTAAGAAGGTGATGTCTTTCCTGAAGAGGGAAAGGGTGTCAGTGGCTTTCCTCCAGGAGACCCACCTTACATCCAGTGAACATTCCAAGTTGGTCAGGGATTGGGTGGGGGAGGCGGTGTACTCTTCTTATAACTCCAGACAGCGTGGGGTCGCGATTCTTATCAATAAAGCGGTGGTGGCAGTTACGCATAAGACCATTGTGGATCCCCAGGGCCGTTTTGTCCTTTGGGCTGGCACCCTTCAGGATCGATCGGTGCTCTTGTGCAATATTTATGGCCCTAATGTGTATGATCACTCTTTCTTTTCCACTGTGCTTGCTCATATTTTGGCCTTGCCTAATTACGAGCCCATTCTGGCGGGGGATTTCAACATCACTAGTGATCCCACCTTAGACTGCAGACCTCCGAGGGCGGTGCGGGGCGATAATGAGCGCATTGGCGTAAATTTTTTGATGAGCGAGCTGGGACTGGTAGATGTGTGGAGAACTCACCATCCTGGGGAAGTGGATTTTACGTTTTACTCCGCAGTGCATCATACCCACTCCCGGTTGGATTACATCTTGATGCCGTCACAGGCCATTGGTAGGGTGGTACGTACTCACATCCTCGATGTTCCCTTCAGTGACCACGCGGCAGTCTCCCTTACCTTGCACTGGCAGGGTCCTGTCCATGATCGTATATGGCGCTTGAACCCTTCACTTTATTTAGATAAAACATTTCATGCATATCTTGAAACGGAATGGGATTTTTACTGTCAAACTAATGGTGGGGGAGAGGTATCTGATACCATTTTCTGGGAAGCTGCTAAGGCCTTTCTTCGGGGACGTATTATCGCCTATACGGTGGCACAACGTCGGAAACGCGACGCAGTTTTGGTATCTCTCACTCGTCAATTACGTCTGTGTAGGAGTGCCTTGCATGCCGCACCTTCGGAGGCCTGTAGGGCGGAATATCTGAGCCTGCGTAAACAAATTGATGTTATTTTTACTGAAAGAGCTATGTCTCATATTGACGTCTACAAGTTTCGGTTGTATCAATGGGGCAATAAGGCGGGTAAATTATTGGCCAATCTGGTGCGCCCATTTCGTAAGGCTACTCGTATCTCTCGCATACGGGCGAGCGTTGACACGGTTTACACAGGGGAGGCTGAGATTCAAGATCAATTTGTTCGTTTTTACCAGAACCTATACGGTCCGGGCCCTTATGATCTGGAGGCGCGTGACACTTTTTTCCGGGACCTTGTGTTACCCCGAGTATCGGACCAGCAATTAAGCCTGCTGAATGCCCCTATTTCGTGTGATGAGATTACCACTGCGGTGGGGGCGTTGAAACTCGCGAAggctcctggaccggatggtatgggACCAGAATTCTATAAGATTCTGAAATTTAAAGTGGGACCGGCATTGGCGGCCATGTACGCTGACATGCAGAGTACGGGACGGGTTCTCCCTGCTCAGAGCCATGCCCATGTGGTGGTCCTACCGAAGCCTGGAAAGGATCCGGAGCTGGTGGGCTCATACCGGCCGATATCCCTTTTGAACCAGGACATGAAACTCCTTACAGCAATTCTGGCGCGCCGATTGGCTCAAGTGATTCCTCACTTAGTTCATACTgatcaggtgggctttgtccCGGGCCGATTTGCCTCTGCCAATATCTTGCGGGAGATGGTGGCCCTTGGGGAGGGTAGGACTCGCACAGGGGATGATCTCTTGGCTAGCTTGGatgcggagaaggcctttgataaagTGACTTGGCCTTATCTTTTCTGGGTTGTGCAGCAGTTCGGTATCTCTGGGGCCTTCCATCAATGGATTACTTATCTCTATACGTCTCCTACGGCCCAGTTGCTTATCAATAAGTGTCGTACGCAGTCCTTCTCGTTGTATAGGGGTACGCGGCAGGGCTGCCCACTGTCTCCGCTTTTGTTTATCCTATCTCTGGAGCCTCTGGCCCAAAAGATCAGGACTTGTTCAGATATTTCAGGCATCTGGGTGGGCGCTGAGGAGTGTAAGGTCTCTCTTTTTGCGGACgatatgctgctctttgtgagtAGGGCGCGGGAATCGATTCCCTGTCTGACTGCCCTTATTGGGCAGTTTGGGGCATTTTCGGGACTTTGCATTAATTTTAGTAAGTCAGAGGCCCTTCCAGTTTCCTCCCCGTGTGCCTCGCGTTCTGATCCTGGGTTTCCATTCCGTTGGGCTGCGGGGGAACTCAAATACCTGGGTATTTTCCTTGGAGCAGACTGGTCCACTGTGTATCGCCGGAACATATCTGATCGATTGAAAACATTGCAAGACTCTTGTGTGCGATGGGGGGAGCTGCCTCTTTCTTTGTGCGGCAGAATTGCTTTGGTGAAGATGGTGCTGCTCCCCAAACTTCTCTATCCTTTGCAGATGATCCCTATCTGGATTAAGGCGGTGGATGAACGTTTCTATCGATCTACTATTGGCTCCTTTATTTGGCACAATCGGAGGGCAAGAATTAGTTGGCGGAAGCTTACTCTgagtagggagggggggggctggctTTACCAGATCTACGCTTGTACAATGTCGCTGCCCTGATGAGATGGGTCCATGAGCTTTTTACGGATGTTCCTCGTTTTGCCCCAGGGGGGCTGTTCGATTCTTGGACGACACCCCATAGAGCTTTTGCTTGTTTGACTTGCCCCCAGTGGAGGCTCCCTCGATTGGGTCTTGCTTCGGTTTGGTTCCTTCCCCTTTGTAGGGCACTGCGGTGGTGGAGACATCGGATTGGTCGGGGACAGGGCAACTGGGCTCTTCAACTGATCAGTCACAATCCTGACTTTCCCCCGGGGGTGGGACCCCCAGCGGGAGTGGAGACGCGATTCGGcccctgtttctgcctgggtcaTGTGTCTGCGCTGAGCTCtgatccttttgtttttccctcctTTGACACCCTACGTATTCAGTGGGACCTGCCGCGTATGCCCTTTTTCGCTTACCTCCAGTTGAGGCATTTTTACATGGCTAGCCTTCGTCGTACTCCTGGGGGTGGCTCTTTTCTACGGGTGGACCTGATTTTCTTGTCCCTACCTCCGGCTCTCAATTCCTTATCCTTTTGGTATCGGACGGCAAGGGCGGAGAGGGCAAATACTTTGTTGCCTGACCTGGCTGCTCGATGGTCTGGAGACTTGGGGGAGGAGGTCACGTCGGGGGAGCTTCAAGCATGTTTCTCCAATGTTACCTCGGGGGCCCGCAGTGTACAGCTTCAGGAACTTCAGTTCAAATTGCTTCATCGTTCCTTTTTTACTCGGCTTCGGGGTCTGCAGGCGGGTCTGTGGGATTCAGCGGATTGCACGAAATGTGCGCGAGCGTCGGGGACACTATTGCACATGATCATTGAATGTCCGTCCCTGAGTGCTTTCTGGAATGGGGTCTTGGACTTTCTTGTTCGGGTCTTAGGGGTGCCAGTCCAATGGTCTTATCGGATTTTGGTTTTGGGCTATGAGGTGGAGTTCTTGGATCAGGGTTTCACTGCTGCTCAGTGGCAATTTGTCTATGTTGCTCTCCTGGTCGCCAAGCGGGAGGTCCTTAGCAAATGGATTGATGTGGAACCACCGGTATTAGTGGGGTGGCATCGGGCCTTGAGAGAGGTGGCACATTGGGAGTTGAGGGGTGTACGGGGACAGCCGGGGGGGCAGACCCTGTTGTATCAGTCTATCTGGGAGCGGGCTCTTGCTGAGCTTACTGCGCTTGCTGCTCCCATTTGAGGctgttcccttttcttttcttttctttttcctctctcttctcttctcgtTACTTTCTTCTCCCATTTCTGTCGTCTCCTTATTGTCTTTTCATTTTCCTTATTGTCTTTTCATTCTTCTTTCTGTCCTTTCTTtttacctttctttctttctttttccattctcctgtcgctgggggggggggggtagtggggTGGTTTTGGGctggtttggggggtgggggggcttctTCTCTGAGAAAACGAAGGAGGTATGCGGCCAGATTGGTTCTTCTTCATGTTTGTTTGGTGGGTTTTGGGTCTTGCGGGTACTGGCTGATATTGGGGAGTCTCGAGGGGGGGGGCTTGTTGTTCTTTTTGTATACCTGGATGGTCCAGTTCCTCTCTCTTctatccttcctttcttcctggcCTTTAGGCCTTTGCATTGTGTACCGTTTTCTCACATTGTACTTTGTACCTTGCACCTTGTACCTGATTTTTGTCCGGTTGTATTTCCATTGTTTGATTGTTTGTCGGTATGCTCCTtcataataaaaacattttaaaccaaaaaaaaaaaggataacatCTAACACCTTAATCTCCTCACTGACCATAATCTGATCataatcacttttcctacctttattgtctgattttttttttttttctttcctattcttttcccagtctctggttgcacttccttctatccGTGCTCTTAACTGTGCTTccaggaaaaggggatagaagggaatagatagaagattattatacaggtcctggacctgatgggctgccgcatgagcggactgctgggtatgatggacctctggtctgacccagcagaggcactgcttatgttcttaagctgtttttctctccttcttcattttaaccttcaactttcttccatttttctgcttccttctcaaatctatctgcttttccatgttttcccttcccatctatccatgtgtaccatcttctcccctattcctatcTATCCATAAACTGCATTCTTCCATTTTCTTACCTTCCCTACTCctcccatccctatgcaccatctactcccttgctctcctcttcttcttcCCCATCCTGCCCATACCTgtgtaccatgtccttcttctctctccccttcccctctatccctgtgtaccatctcctccctctcttatgGTCTGATATCTATCTTCCCCCTtttcccctcctatggtctgggatctttctccgctccttctcccctctttcctttcccttctccttcctttgtgatctggtatctctgtctttccctttctctctccctgcctttatAAGTCTTATTTTGATaaggcagaatatcaaattttaataaacttggaaacattgTTTATACAGTTGCACAACTTTTTATTGCTTATACAGTTGTACTGATTTTAGTTTGTGTTGCTCTGCTTTGGTCCTATTCTATATTCTCTGAGTGCCATTCATTGTTCCACACATACCATACTTTTCCACTGACGCTTTCATTATTAGAGTGTCAGTTTTGTCTTAATCAGATGTAATCACTGGTGCATACCCATATAAACATATTCACAACTGcagttctttttaacttttttgtctTTTATGCTTGCTATAACTTATTTATACaa is drawn from Geotrypetes seraphini chromosome 3, aGeoSer1.1, whole genome shotgun sequence and contains these coding sequences:
- the LOC117357183 gene encoding uncharacterized protein LOC117357183 — protein: MEVLEEGQVEDPVFPEELPMELEEGCSEFAPQVTEAMQVDFASISKQLWLEFLCPSLRRSFQPETGNQESKTTAYPVEDSVELSWWSEEEGDRPEFQSSRAEFQERPEEPVDRAGDQFQTGYSTGGAPNQHECEDSPVPPVRVPRGFAMEQTQILAALAGERQRQAEELKGILRTSEERWQASQDTMLRQHGELLASMQEQSKIFAQILQQTTAQPLHTGMQGVLPQTPVGLATLSNVNLCKIAPGDAPDDFLCSFERIAVAAGWPQEQWVFRLLPCLAGESLAAFQTLGPEQANNYLSVKTHILDYLGFTGEHYRQKFRATQMLHSERPKALLQRITKLAEKWLQPFLNDARALFVEIVKEQLLEAVPKNIKSWIKKQNCKTLGQVLEVAEAYLDSQELIGEGSGIKQANSFRQNPVEADKDWNKKVPCKDSPSPSARTNIQGNGRKCYRCGKSGHLQKFCQERRDFVALQESKGSDELKCQVPVWLAGKRMQALIDTGAEQSVVSRLFWRQCETSNPRKGKGSRIDVRCVHGDLRRYPLGKIAFGYDRKMYDLSVAIIEACPFPLILGRDWSGWQEAVRRSNLERGKAKVMSSSHPKLVLGAQVKDGYGNRKEKRKTKRFSSSKGGPGWRPTLRWVPLSDKAKTPTQAYAKAAGYDIYAAHDQVIPAKGRALVKTDLQVSPPPGSYIRIGPRSGLAREHCLDVAAGIIDPDYRGNVSVLLVNQGDSEYKVACGDKVAQMICERIWHTKLERWVHLRETSRGNKGFGSSGENSLREKTEPEINSCPDNKGGDFKESVIHLQQEIMSLRNNIQEFTVRQESQWKDEMKALREECLEVVSRSVPVDRSPVNMGMVELKESLKQEMITQGQQQMDSVKKLVDQVKTQMQEIQTQVTDDQVCQKELLQQLKKLQAEQELWASQGIEPTTLSKQNLNNKAQIEHQAVQLGNIKDSVKHVGGSVTHFQDQVQERFEELAQVMTAITSRIDDLEETEVHTGRIETETLNPPVLRWPEDFDNLCPNSRPEGKKDRTRKHR